A window of the Thiomicrospira microaerophila genome harbors these coding sequences:
- a CDS encoding carboxysome peptide A codes for MKIMLVDKAIVSTNRIPTMDHKPLLVVRDKPGSTPMVAVDAVGCKPGDWVLCVGSSAARDATGTKAYPSDLTIVGIVDYWETE; via the coding sequence ATGAAAATAATGTTGGTTGATAAAGCCATTGTTTCCACAAATCGTATTCCAACAATGGATCACAAGCCTTTGTTGGTTGTAAGAGATAAGCCTGGCAGTACGCCTATGGTGGCGGTTGATGCTGTTGGTTGTAAACCCGGAGACTGGGTTTTATGTGTTGGTTCTTCTGCGGCTAGAGATGCAACTGGAACCAAGGCTTACCCAAGTGATCTTACCATTGTTGGTATTGTTGATTACTGGGAGACTGAGTAG
- a CDS encoding carboxysome peptide B: MEIHQVTHNLVLTSRLDNLGHLPVKVLRSVSGSRLVAVDPIGCKVGEWVFTIANSAARTASGDEKTLTDLTISGIIDNWVMD, translated from the coding sequence GTGGAAATTCATCAGGTAACTCACAATCTTGTTCTGACGAGTCGTCTCGACAATTTAGGTCATTTACCTGTAAAAGTTTTAAGAAGTGTATCTGGTAGTCGGTTGGTTGCGGTCGATCCTATCGGATGTAAGGTTGGTGAATGGGTTTTTACTATTGCCAACTCTGCTGCTCGCACGGCTTCCGGTGATGAGAAGACCTTAACCGATCTGACAATCAGCGGAATAATCGATAACTGGGTAATGGATTAG
- a CDS encoding BMC domain-containing protein encodes MSTEYGIALGMIETRGLVPAIEAADAMTKAAEVRLVSRDFVGGGYVTVMVRGETGAVNAAVRAGADACERVGDGLVAAHIIARPHKEVEPVLNGNLVQA; translated from the coding sequence ATGTCAACTGAATATGGTATTGCTTTAGGTATGATCGAAACGCGTGGTTTAGTTCCAGCTATTGAAGCTGCTGATGCTATGACTAAAGCGGCAGAAGTACGTCTAGTATCTCGTGATTTTGTTGGTGGTGGCTATGTAACTGTTATGGTTCGTGGTGAAACTGGTGCAGTTAACGCGGCTGTTCGTGCTGGTGCTGATGCTTGTGAACGCGTTGGTGACGGTCTTGTTGCTGCACATATCATTGCACGTCCTCACAAAGAAGTTGAACCGGTTCTTAACGGTAACCTTGTTCAAGCTTAA